A window from Nitrosopumilus adriaticus encodes these proteins:
- a CDS encoding PadR family transcriptional regulator — protein sequence MGSSVPRGFSRYFILELLKKKSHTGKEIIDYAAEQSNGIWKPSPGLIYPLLGRLLDEGLIDETKDGKYQLTQKGAETAQDVDKVNDIVKKQLEVLFRLGNVGRFVAIDLLEKIFTMGSILSSNVTKMTDEETQKYKKFLQDELKKIDESSAKKGKKIKIE from the coding sequence GTGGGTAGCTCAGTTCCTAGAGGGTTTTCAAGATATTTCATACTAGAGTTGTTGAAGAAAAAATCTCATACTGGAAAAGAGATTATTGATTATGCAGCCGAGCAAAGCAATGGAATTTGGAAACCATCACCAGGTTTGATCTATCCCTTATTGGGAAGGCTGTTGGATGAGGGATTGATCGATGAAACAAAGGATGGAAAGTATCAACTTACACAAAAGGGTGCAGAGACTGCACAAGATGTAGATAAGGTAAATGATATTGTAAAAAAACAGCTAGAAGTTTTATTCAGATTAGGAAATGTTGGAAGATTTGTTGCAATTGATTTGCTTGAGAAGATATTCACAATGGGATCTATTCTGAGCTCAAATGTTACAAAAATGACTGATGAGGAGACTCAGAAATATAAAAAATTCCTACAAGATGAATTAAAAAAAATAGATGAGAGTTCTGCCAAGAAAGGCAAGAAGATCAAAATAGAATAA
- a CDS encoding MBL fold metallo-hydrolase, whose protein sequence is MNILVFAFIPLILSLGIIPALQSEFIPSVDAIKAKGNSMTEINSNKVCGDRLCSEISDNKITSPHVVTKSQKALFPSSMDYTVTGPEIDPDKGYAVIEIGDGLYWLTDGMYQVMFLATGQGVILVDAPMGMGTKIQQAISEVTSEKVTHFIYSHIHKDHVGSASLLPKDTVYISHSDTAEHLIMKNDPQRPVPTVTFDDNYTLNVGDQRLELSYIGDFHSKGDIVVNSPAHKVIMAVDFFHPKAAPFQYFGITRDMGEHIAAHDKLLSMDWDIIVSGHEPILGTPEHLKFNKEFTLSVLDNAYTAMKTTKPSANYFGDLANKCAELTVEQYPDLKDIEVSPVENCVTMVFYAMID, encoded by the coding sequence ATGAATATTCTAGTTTTTGCATTTATCCCTCTTATCTTATCACTTGGAATCATACCTGCGTTGCAATCTGAATTTATTCCAAGTGTGGATGCTATCAAGGCAAAAGGGAATTCTATGACTGAAATCAATTCTAACAAAGTCTGTGGTGATAGATTATGCTCAGAAATTTCTGACAATAAAATAACATCACCACATGTGGTAACAAAATCTCAAAAAGCTTTGTTTCCATCCTCTATGGATTACACTGTAACTGGACCTGAGATTGATCCTGACAAAGGATATGCAGTAATTGAGATTGGCGATGGACTCTATTGGCTTACTGATGGAATGTATCAAGTAATGTTTCTGGCAACAGGTCAAGGAGTAATTTTAGTTGATGCTCCTATGGGTATGGGTACAAAGATTCAGCAAGCCATATCTGAAGTAACTTCAGAAAAAGTAACTCATTTCATTTACTCTCATATTCACAAAGATCATGTTGGCTCTGCTAGTCTGCTTCCAAAAGATACGGTGTACATATCCCATAGTGATACTGCAGAACATTTGATAATGAAAAATGATCCTCAGCGACCAGTTCCAACAGTAACTTTTGATGATAATTATACACTAAATGTAGGTGATCAAAGATTAGAATTATCCTACATTGGAGATTTTCATTCTAAAGGTGACATTGTAGTTAACTCTCCTGCACATAAAGTGATCATGGCAGTTGACTTTTTCCATCCTAAAGCTGCACCATTTCAATATTTTGGAATCACAAGAGATATGGGTGAACATATTGCTGCACATGACAAACTCTTATCAATGGATTGGGACATTATTGTTTCAGGGCATGAACCAATTTTGGGAACCCCTGAACATCTAAAATTCAATAAAGAATTTACTCTGTCAGTATTGGATAATGCATATACTGCAATGAAAACTACCAAGCCAAGTGCAAATTATTTTGGTGATTTGGCAAACAAGTGTGCAGAATTGACTGTGGAACAATATCCAGATCTAAAAGATATTGAAGTTTCTCCAGTTGAAAACTGTGTTACAATGGTTTTCTATGCAATGATTGACTAA
- the argH gene encoding argininosuccinate lyase has protein sequence MYRSRLGTDLSDITLDYVSSINDDSEIAYYDIIGSQAHTLMLYQNNIITRNDAKKILSALDILKNEKFDTSSGSEDIHELIESLVIKKAGMTSGGKMHTARSRNDQVALDIRMKIRDDVNIICNCLLDTVEALVSIAKNHQKTIMPLYTHLQQAQAGLFSHYLLAHADVLLRDFERLYGTFERVNQSPLGAGPVGGTSIPIDRISTAKMLGFDGVLENSIDATSTRDFVAEYVAMVSILMTNLSKISEDFVIWSTSEFSFIELADEFTSPSSVMPQKKNPDILELTRGKTSEIIGNLTAILTTIKGLASGYGRDLQQIKSSIWNTSKISISALLILKSILLTLKVNEKQMKKVTESSNLIALDIAEKLVQEGIPFRITHKISGILVQLAYQSKKPISKLTLEQIKKSVSGTKVDPKIVSKIISSTSVVSSLKDRKSLGSSGYDEQKRMITDRIQKINEYRTNVTKRENKINSSIEALTKQIDEIMK, from the coding sequence ATGTATCGTTCACGTCTAGGTACTGATTTGAGTGATATTACGTTAGACTATGTTTCATCAATTAACGATGATTCTGAAATTGCATATTATGATATTATTGGAAGTCAAGCTCACACTTTGATGTTATATCAAAATAACATCATTACAAGAAATGATGCAAAAAAGATCTTGTCAGCTTTGGATATTTTGAAAAATGAAAAATTTGATACTTCTTCTGGATCTGAAGATATTCATGAATTAATTGAATCACTTGTGATCAAAAAGGCTGGTATGACAAGTGGTGGGAAGATGCATACTGCTAGATCTAGAAACGATCAAGTTGCTTTAGACATTAGAATGAAAATTAGAGATGATGTAAACATTATCTGTAATTGTCTTTTAGATACTGTTGAAGCCTTAGTTTCTATAGCTAAAAACCATCAAAAAACAATCATGCCACTTTACACCCATCTTCAACAGGCTCAAGCTGGTTTGTTTTCTCATTATTTACTAGCTCATGCAGATGTACTGCTTAGAGATTTTGAAAGACTTTATGGAACCTTTGAAAGAGTAAATCAAAGTCCATTAGGTGCAGGGCCAGTTGGGGGAACTAGCATCCCAATTGATAGGATAAGTACAGCAAAAATGTTAGGTTTTGACGGCGTTCTTGAAAATTCAATTGATGCTACAAGCACACGTGATTTTGTAGCAGAATATGTTGCTATGGTTTCAATTTTAATGACTAATCTGAGTAAGATATCCGAAGATTTTGTGATATGGTCAACATCTGAATTTTCGTTCATTGAATTAGCTGATGAATTTACATCTCCTTCAAGTGTAATGCCACAAAAGAAAAATCCTGATATCTTGGAATTAACTCGTGGTAAAACATCTGAAATTATTGGAAACCTTACTGCAATTCTTACAACTATCAAAGGATTAGCTTCAGGTTATGGACGTGACTTACAACAGATAAAATCTTCAATTTGGAATACATCAAAAATATCTATTAGTGCATTATTGATTTTAAAATCTATTCTTCTTACGTTAAAAGTAAATGAAAAACAAATGAAAAAAGTTACAGAATCCAGTAATCTTATTGCACTTGATATTGCTGAAAAATTAGTACAGGAAGGAATCCCATTTAGAATAACTCATAAGATTTCAGGGATTTTAGTTCAATTAGCATATCAATCAAAAAAACCCATTTCAAAATTAACTCTAGAACAAATAAAAAAATCTGTATCTGGCACCAAAGTTGATCCAAAAATTGTATCTAAAATTATTTCCAGTACATCTGTAGTTTCATCTCTAAAGGATAGAAAATCTTTAGGTTCTTCAGGATACGATGAGCAGAAAAGAATGATTACAGATAGGATTCAAAAAATTAATGAATATAGAACAAATGTTACAAAAAGAGAAAACAAAATCAATTCTTCAATTGAAGCATTGACAAAACAAATTGATGAAATTATGAAATAA
- a CDS encoding glutamyl-tRNA reductase, translating into MSQISFDVMNARVTFKNVPIHTIAKFAFKDIAAACEEFKKIPGVEECVIIQTATRVEIFTVSNVETDDSPDARRAEGKTLVLNQIKDTWVSLSSLEQIDIDHFDQTLEVYKGDDVYLHLLRLASGLDSLVIGWQSVFDDITKAFADAKNSGASGSILNKLFDSVIRLAERMRDTTGIGKDVISLGDIAIKLVDEKAGLDSKKKILVIGTGEPAAMLAKTLGKKGVPFDVTSRSLDRATGFSTLLGGTPVDFSDVLAGFDKYDIIFVATTADYFLITYDRIRLVMEEKKKGTLILDLSEPRTVDEGITALPGIKLLFRDQIAEIYEESVKTRVGIVPAVEKIIEKELPVLSARMKRLDA; encoded by the coding sequence TTGAGTCAAATTTCTTTTGATGTAATGAATGCGAGAGTAACTTTCAAGAATGTACCTATTCATACAATAGCTAAATTTGCTTTCAAGGATATAGCAGCAGCATGTGAAGAATTTAAAAAAATACCTGGTGTTGAGGAATGTGTTATTATACAAACTGCAACCAGAGTTGAAATATTTACAGTTAGCAATGTTGAAACTGATGATTCACCTGATGCAAGACGGGCAGAAGGAAAAACACTTGTCTTAAATCAAATTAAAGACACTTGGGTTTCTTTATCTTCATTAGAACAAATTGATATAGATCATTTTGATCAAACACTTGAAGTTTACAAAGGTGATGATGTCTATCTACATCTTTTAAGATTAGCATCCGGTTTAGATTCACTTGTAATTGGATGGCAAAGTGTATTTGATGATATAACAAAAGCATTTGCCGATGCAAAGAATTCAGGTGCATCTGGAAGTATTCTCAATAAATTATTTGATAGTGTGATACGATTAGCTGAAAGAATGAGAGATACTACAGGTATTGGAAAAGATGTAATTTCATTAGGTGATATTGCAATAAAATTAGTCGATGAAAAAGCCGGTCTTGATTCAAAGAAAAAAATCCTTGTTATTGGTACTGGTGAGCCTGCAGCTATGCTTGCAAAAACATTAGGAAAAAAAGGTGTTCCATTTGATGTAACTAGTAGAAGTTTAGATCGTGCAACTGGTTTTTCAACTCTTCTAGGTGGAACTCCTGTTGACTTTAGTGATGTATTGGCAGGTTTTGACAAATATGATATTATTTTTGTTGCCACAACTGCTGATTATTTCTTGATTACATATGATAGAATTAGATTAGTGATGGAAGAAAAGAAAAAAGGTACACTGATTTTAGATTTATCAGAACCCAGAACTGTAGATGAAGGTATTACTGCTCTTCCTGGAATTAAATTATTATTCAGAGATCAAATTGCAGAAATTTATGAAGAGAGTGTGAAAACCCGAGTTGGTATTGTTCCTGCAGTAGAGAAAATCATTGAGAAAGAACTACCTGTTTTGTCAGCTAGAATGAAAAGATTAGATGCTTAA
- a CDS encoding FAD-binding oxidoreductase — MVTEMKAKVVYTELLKEDLVIIRLVPENGMPEYKTGQFLTIGLPIPAEKKVVRRAYSIASHAENRDYFEFVIRWVRKPLPGRVTTELFYLSVGDEVSLGDPTGAALQISEKLSNGQKDNRRVICVGGGTGLAPFIAFAKHFHDTNDKREIVVLHGASYVDELSYKRLLTDLELESEKRGRDQWNFRYRAAISRPKEYFNRSWNGHVGRVESFFKPDKKTGLSPVEEMVGEKLTPENTIIYICGYQGTIDGVIEHLGPKGFVTEHEKKPDGSFGIKYESYG; from the coding sequence ATGGTTACTGAGATGAAGGCAAAGGTTGTCTATACCGAACTACTAAAAGAAGATCTTGTAATCATTAGATTAGTTCCAGAAAATGGAATGCCAGAGTACAAAACAGGTCAATTTTTGACAATAGGACTTCCAATTCCTGCAGAAAAAAAAGTTGTTAGAAGAGCATATTCAATTGCATCACATGCAGAAAATAGAGATTATTTTGAATTTGTTATCAGATGGGTAAGAAAACCACTTCCAGGTCGTGTAACTACGGAATTATTTTATCTTAGTGTTGGAGATGAAGTTTCTCTAGGAGACCCAACAGGGGCTGCACTACAAATTAGTGAAAAGTTATCTAATGGGCAAAAAGATAATCGCAGAGTAATTTGTGTAGGTGGAGGTACCGGACTTGCACCATTTATTGCATTTGCAAAACATTTCCACGATACTAATGATAAGCGGGAAATAGTTGTCCTTCATGGAGCAAGTTATGTGGATGAATTAAGTTACAAACGATTGCTTACAGATTTAGAATTAGAGAGTGAAAAAAGAGGGAGAGATCAATGGAATTTTAGATATAGAGCAGCAATCAGTAGACCAAAAGAATATTTTAACAGGTCATGGAATGGTCATGTTGGTAGGGTAGAATCATTTTTCAAACCAGACAAAAAGACAGGGCTTTCTCCTGTTGAAGAAATGGTGGGAGAAAAACTAACTCCTGAAAACACCATAATCTACATTTGTGGATATCAAGGAACTATTGATGGTGTTATTGAACATCTAGGGCCTAAAGGATTCGTTACAGAACATGAAAAGAAACCAGATGGAAGTTTTGGGATCAAATATGAGTCATATGGATAA
- a CDS encoding isocitrate lyase/phosphoenolpyruvate mutase family protein — translation MLKSKKPLVIPGVYDAIGAKIAEKVGFDAMFQTGYGTSATLFGMPDYGFIGATETLDNARRICRAVSVPVIVDSDTGYGNALSVWKLVKELETAGASGIFLEDQRWPKRCGHMSGKEVISQEEYTEKLGAAIDARESKDFIIVARTDARATEGLDAAIQRGLQNKKTGADAIFVEAPKSIDEMQMIGKSIKAPLVANMIEGGATPISSAKDLHKMGFNIVLYPLSVLFANTFATMEILQELKKTGTTKKSKQKVVNFDQFNDLVELPKFRKMEKKYGFSKRE, via the coding sequence ATGCTAAAGTCAAAAAAACCACTTGTAATTCCAGGTGTCTATGATGCTATTGGAGCTAAAATTGCAGAAAAAGTTGGGTTTGATGCAATGTTTCAAACAGGATATGGGACATCAGCAACTCTATTCGGAATGCCAGACTATGGATTCATTGGTGCAACTGAAACTCTAGATAATGCAAGAAGAATTTGCAGAGCAGTATCAGTTCCAGTTATTGTTGATTCAGATACTGGATATGGTAATGCGCTAAGTGTTTGGAAGCTTGTAAAAGAATTAGAAACAGCTGGAGCATCTGGAATTTTTCTTGAAGATCAAAGATGGCCAAAGAGATGTGGTCATATGAGTGGAAAAGAAGTAATTTCACAAGAAGAATACACAGAAAAGCTTGGAGCCGCAATTGATGCACGAGAAAGTAAAGACTTCATTATAGTTGCACGAACAGATGCAAGAGCAACAGAAGGATTAGATGCTGCAATTCAGCGAGGCTTGCAAAATAAAAAGACAGGTGCTGATGCCATCTTTGTTGAAGCCCCAAAATCAATTGATGAGATGCAAATGATTGGAAAATCTATCAAAGCCCCACTTGTTGCTAATATGATAGAAGGTGGCGCCACACCAATTAGTTCTGCTAAGGACTTGCATAAAATGGGATTTAACATAGTTCTTTATCCACTATCAGTGTTGTTTGCAAATACATTTGCAACAATGGAAATATTGCAAGAACTAAAGAAGACAGGTACAACTAAAAAATCAAAACAAAAAGTTGTGAATTTTGATCAGTTCAATGATTTAGTTGAACTTCCAAAGTTTAGAAAGATGGAAAAGAAATACGGATTTTCAAAGAGAGAATAA
- a CDS encoding succinate dehydrogenase/fumarate reductase iron-sulfur subunit: protein MAQVSHIADEKASSPVSSSKSITLRIARYNPEHDDSSQFMEFTIPYERWTTVLEAILEVKKHFDHSVAVRYSCRQATCGSCGMIINGKPRLACFTKISELNSDVVTVEPMNNFPVIRDLAVKFERLFDTHQKIKPYLIRDDTELETDEKEFLQSPEEVEQYIQFANCIKCGLCNSACPTMATDSSFVGPQALAQAYRYVADSRDKGKDSRLKIIDESHGIWRCHFAGSCSQVCPKGVDPAMGIQLLRGYLLGFRD, encoded by the coding sequence ATGGCACAGGTATCTCACATCGCAGATGAAAAGGCATCCTCACCAGTATCTTCATCAAAATCAATTACACTTAGAATTGCAAGATATAATCCAGAACATGATGATTCTAGTCAATTCATGGAATTTACAATTCCATATGAACGCTGGACAACTGTTTTGGAGGCAATTTTAGAGGTCAAAAAACATTTTGATCATTCAGTAGCAGTACGTTATTCGTGTAGACAAGCAACATGTGGTTCATGTGGAATGATAATTAATGGAAAACCTCGATTGGCTTGCTTTACAAAAATTAGTGAATTAAACTCGGATGTTGTTACAGTTGAACCTATGAATAATTTCCCTGTAATTAGAGATCTTGCAGTAAAGTTTGAAAGATTATTTGACACTCATCAAAAAATCAAACCATATCTTATTCGAGATGACACTGAATTAGAAACTGATGAAAAAGAATTTTTACAATCTCCTGAAGAGGTAGAACAATACATTCAATTTGCAAATTGTATAAAATGTGGATTGTGTAATTCTGCATGCCCTACAATGGCAACTGATTCTTCTTTCGTTGGACCTCAAGCATTAGCTCAAGCATATCGTTATGTTGCTGATAGCAGAGATAAAGGAAAAGATTCAAGGCTAAAAATTATTGACGAGTCTCATGGAATTTGGAGATGTCATTTTGCTGGTTCTTGTAGCCAAGTATGCCCAAAGGGTGTAGATCCGGCAATGGGTATTCAGCTTCTTAGAGGTTACTTGCTAGGTTTTAGAGATTAA
- a CDS encoding DUF1059 domain-containing protein, whose translation MAKLKCNDYGFECDFIAEGEMESVIDEFQKHTDEEHGIDYSKEAIMQFLLRKQGL comes from the coding sequence ATGGCAAAACTCAAGTGTAATGATTATGGATTTGAGTGTGATTTTATTGCAGAAGGAGAAATGGAATCAGTTATTGATGAATTTCAAAAACACACTGATGAAGAGCATGGAATAGATTATTCTAAAGAAGCCATTATGCAGTTCCTATTAAGAAAGCAAGGATTATAG
- a CDS encoding inositol monophosphatase family protein, with amino-acid sequence MEIIEILREASKRIYENVKDLPGTDKAAGDFGLGAGGDISRNIDIIAEKTVLDYLKEINFKCVVLGEECGRVELSEKPKGFVIMDAIDGSANAVRGVPFFCSSLAFATENKLSSISDGVITNLSNGEMYWASKNQGAFYNNKEIKVHKKDPIYKIVGINTSGASIELINKLQPIFEKYDHTRHFGANALEMAMFARGLMDIFIDLRNKIRIQDIAAGYIIVKEAGGLLLDSNLHQLDADLGYETRVSFIAAANQEILDEVVSQIEK; translated from the coding sequence ATGGAAATAATAGAAATTCTCCGCGAAGCATCAAAAAGAATTTATGAAAATGTAAAAGATCTACCAGGTACTGATAAAGCTGCAGGTGATTTTGGTCTTGGGGCAGGTGGAGATATTTCAAGAAACATTGACATTATTGCAGAAAAAACAGTCTTAGATTATCTTAAAGAAATTAATTTCAAATGTGTTGTATTAGGTGAAGAGTGCGGTAGAGTTGAATTATCTGAAAAACCCAAAGGGTTTGTAATAATGGATGCAATCGATGGTTCTGCAAATGCAGTAAGAGGTGTCCCTTTCTTCTGTAGTTCACTAGCATTTGCTACTGAAAATAAACTTAGTTCAATATCTGATGGTGTGATCACAAATCTTTCAAATGGTGAAATGTATTGGGCTTCAAAAAATCAAGGGGCATTTTATAACAATAAAGAAATCAAGGTTCACAAAAAAGATCCAATTTACAAAATAGTTGGGATAAACACATCAGGCGCATCAATTGAGTTGATAAATAAACTACAGCCAATTTTTGAAAAATACGATCATACCAGACATTTTGGTGCCAATGCATTAGAAATGGCAATGTTTGCAAGAGGTTTAATGGATATTTTCATAGATTTGAGAAATAAAATTAGAATTCAAGATATTGCTGCAGGTTACATTATTGTTAAGGAAGCAGGGGGTTTGCTTTTAGATTCTAATTTGCATCAACTTGATGCAGATCTTGGTTATGAGACAAGAGTTTCTTTTATCGCTGCTGCAAATCAAGAAATTCTAGATGAAGTAGTATCTCAAATTGAAAAGTAA
- a CDS encoding succinate dehydrogenase/fumarate reductase flavoprotein subunit — protein MVDSLEFDLIICGSGLAGLRAAISAAKKGPRLKIGVVSKVQVMRSHSVSAEGGTAAVLFEDEGDTIESHVYDTVKGSDFLADQDVAERLCVEMPKEIHQLDHWGMPWSRRPDGRIDQRNFGGYSFPRATYASDKVGFFEMQTLYDTCQKFENIEYLNEWFVTSIIHDGKKFMGVTAIELASGTFYTIKGKSLIIATGGAGRLYSFSTYALSSTPDGLDMGLRAGMALKDMEFVQFHPTGIMPSGILITEGARGEGGYLLNNKGERFMKTYAAGKMELAPRDIVSRSIMTEIQEGRGFKHETGVDCMKLDLRHIGDEKIKEKLGGIREISIKFSGIDPATDLLDIRPVCHYMMGGLHTDIDGATEIQGVWAAGEAACNSVHGSNRLGANSTSECIVWGKITGELAAEYVMNDTSSNPWPHHLVAAEEKRIYDGIFRGNGDVNPYEIRQELTDTMNEKAYVYRNETDLVAGLKKIRELKTQTWKHVDDKAKEYNTNFANVMELDSMFRVAEIVLLGAINRKESRGAHARTDYTKRDDANFLHHTLAYYDPNEPIMKTHPVTITKYQPVERKY, from the coding sequence ATGGTTGATTCTTTAGAATTTGATTTGATTATTTGTGGTTCAGGTCTTGCTGGATTAAGGGCTGCTATTTCCGCAGCAAAAAAGGGACCTCGTCTCAAAATCGGTGTTGTTTCAAAAGTACAAGTTATGCGTTCTCATTCTGTCTCTGCAGAAGGAGGTACTGCAGCAGTCCTTTTTGAGGATGAAGGTGACACTATTGAATCTCATGTTTATGATACTGTAAAAGGAAGTGATTTTCTTGCAGACCAAGATGTTGCAGAAAGACTTTGTGTAGAGATGCCAAAAGAAATCCATCAATTAGATCATTGGGGGATGCCATGGTCTAGAAGACCTGATGGTAGAATTGATCAACGAAACTTTGGAGGTTATAGTTTTCCAAGGGCAACATATGCATCTGATAAAGTTGGTTTCTTTGAAATGCAGACTTTGTATGATACATGTCAAAAATTTGAAAATATTGAATATCTCAATGAATGGTTTGTAACATCAATCATTCACGATGGAAAAAAATTCATGGGAGTAACTGCAATTGAATTAGCTTCAGGAACCTTTTACACAATTAAAGGAAAATCTCTTATTATTGCAACTGGTGGGGCTGGACGATTATACAGTTTTTCAACGTATGCTCTTTCTTCAACCCCTGACGGTTTGGATATGGGATTACGTGCTGGAATGGCACTGAAAGATATGGAATTTGTACAATTTCATCCTACAGGAATTATGCCCTCTGGAATTTTGATTACGGAAGGTGCCAGAGGTGAAGGAGGCTATCTTCTAAATAACAAGGGTGAACGATTTATGAAAACTTATGCTGCTGGAAAAATGGAATTAGCGCCAAGAGATATCGTATCTAGATCAATTATGACAGAAATTCAAGAAGGACGCGGATTCAAACATGAAACTGGTGTTGATTGTATGAAACTTGATTTGAGACATATTGGTGATGAAAAAATTAAAGAGAAATTAGGGGGAATTAGAGAAATTTCCATAAAATTTTCTGGTATAGATCCTGCTACTGATTTGCTTGACATTAGACCTGTGTGCCATTATATGATGGGTGGTCTTCATACTGATATTGATGGTGCAACAGAAATTCAAGGTGTTTGGGCAGCTGGAGAGGCTGCATGTAATAGCGTTCATGGCTCAAATAGATTGGGCGCGAATTCCACATCTGAATGCATTGTTTGGGGAAAAATCACTGGTGAATTAGCTGCAGAATATGTAATGAATGATACTTCTTCAAATCCTTGGCCACATCATTTAGTTGCTGCTGAAGAAAAGAGAATCTATGATGGAATATTTAGAGGAAATGGTGATGTTAATCCATATGAAATTAGACAGGAGCTAACTGATACCATGAATGAAAAAGCATATGTCTATAGAAACGAAACTGATCTTGTTGCAGGTCTTAAAAAAATTCGTGAATTAAAAACACAGACATGGAAACATGTGGATGATAAAGCCAAAGAATACAACACCAATTTTGCAAATGTAATGGAACTTGATTCAATGTTTAGAGTAGCAGAAATTGTTTTACTTGGTGCAATTAATAGAAAAGAATCTCGTGGCGCACATGCAAGAACTGATTATACCAAACGTGATGATGCAAACTTTTTACATCATACCCTTGCATACTATGATCCGAATGAACCGATTATGAAAACACATCCTGTAACAATTACAAAATATCAACCAGTAGAGAGGAAATATTAG
- a CDS encoding succinate dehydrogenase — protein MRESTIMKIHYGTALAAVGLVAVHILMRLTMGFAESLEYESVLANYKFIPYAIMLELILILLSVHGFNGLRVILLELKQGRVYEKAVSYGCLAAMFGLIAYGSRTIIMTNMGMI, from the coding sequence ATGAGAGAAAGCACAATTATGAAAATTCACTATGGGACCGCCCTTGCAGCCGTAGGCTTGGTCGCAGTCCATATTTTGATGCGTCTTACAATGGGCTTTGCCGAGTCTTTAGAATATGAATCAGTTTTAGCAAATTACAAATTCATTCCATATGCTATAATGCTTGAACTGATTTTAATTCTATTATCTGTTCATGGATTTAATGGATTGCGAGTTATATTGTTGGAGTTAAAACAAGGACGTGTTTATGAGAAAGCTGTTTCATATGGTTGTCTGGCAGCAATGTTTGGTTTAATAGCATACGGTTCAAGAACAATTATTATGACTAACATGGGGATGATATAG
- a CDS encoding succinate dehydrogenase translates to MTHDEHKEGIKGMANPGRYGIERVAYWLMRLSGLGLLAYFVAHIYETSNILRGQVGWDEFLELTQTTEGHIFLAIVIAMCVFHTVNGIRVMLGHGGVGVGKPARPDYPYDPASQNYRHKIGIYSAIVLAAIAMMYGLAVMFGE, encoded by the coding sequence ATGACACACGACGAACATAAAGAAGGAATCAAAGGAATGGCCAATCCAGGCCGTTATGGAATTGAACGAGTAGCTTACTGGTTAATGCGATTAAGTGGATTGGGACTATTAGCATATTTTGTAGCTCACATTTATGAAACAAGTAATATTTTGAGAGGTCAAGTAGGATGGGATGAATTCCTTGAATTAACTCAAACTACTGAAGGACATATTTTCTTGGCAATTGTAATTGCCATGTGTGTGTTTCATACTGTTAATGGAATTAGAGTGATGTTGGGACATGGCGGAGTTGGAGTGGGAAAACCTGCAAGACCTGATTACCCATATGATCCAGCATCTCAAAACTATAGACACAAAATAGGTATCTACTCTGCAATAGTTCTTGCTGCAATTGCTATGATGTACGGATTAGCCGTAATGTTTGGTGAATAA
- a CDS encoding metal-sulfur cluster assembly factor, giving the protein MSQDIKLLRVKIFDELSKIVDPEINTSIVELELIDEVDINDSNVKVDLHLTSPFCPAVFGFKICQDVHDNLLKVDGVNDVKVNVSNHFMAEQINNQVNNSPNPKKSG; this is encoded by the coding sequence ATGAGTCAAGATATCAAATTGCTTAGAGTGAAAATCTTCGATGAATTATCAAAGATTGTGGATCCAGAAATTAATACTTCAATTGTAGAATTAGAATTGATTGATGAAGTAGACATCAATGACAGCAATGTCAAAGTAGATTTGCATCTTACCAGTCCATTCTGTCCTGCAGTATTTGGTTTTAAGATTTGTCAGGATGTTCATGATAATCTCTTGAAAGTAGATGGAGTTAATGATGTTAAAGTGAATGTATCAAATCACTTTATGGCTGAACAGATTAACAATCAAGTAAATAACAGTCCAAACCCAAAGAAGTCAGGTTAA